A genomic region of Vanessa tameamea isolate UH-Manoa-2023 chromosome 11, ilVanTame1 primary haplotype, whole genome shotgun sequence contains the following coding sequences:
- the LOC113402581 gene encoding uncharacterized protein LOC113402581, with the protein MRAATLLLFAAMLVVVSCRPDKPDLKQLKAEAARKKACMHDCLSVKSEPVCAGKKDTKPKSFGSECVMNNHNCEHKDTLQVLSKGACAGSDGIRLS; encoded by the exons atgagagcTGCCACTTTGCTTTTATTCG CGGCGATGCTGGTTGTTGTTTCCTGTCGGCCAGACAAGCCCGACTTGAAACAACTTAAGGCAGAGGCAGCTCGGAAGAAGGCTTGTATGCACGACTGTTTGTCCGTCAAATCTGAACCAGTTTGCGCTGGAAAAAAGGACACGAAACCCAAATCCTTTGGAAGCGAATGCGTGATGAATAATCACAACTGTGAACATAAAGATA cTTTGCAAGTATTAAGCAAGGGGGCGTGCGCTGGATCTGATGGAATTCGTCTTTCTTAA
- the LOC113402597 gene encoding lysine-specific demethylase 3A-like isoform X2 — protein sequence MYGIISLNGVSCARVEREATKSPATTGGRKKASVRSNGQLTTTEPPPQPAGLSPERESVEINKKGVAESVSASGDVLEISDENKCVKEEVKGEVCANSGGEVKSEVSAGADGVGSAVASEEDDCVIVCARDADDRSDSGVSGVRSGGSASSVEEWRGMAHGYGGGPPPPLLHLPPPPPHSLYANELLWKQRYQPPIHPPLHHAIADDYIAAATYDRERHERLLRERRDQEQREMLEKQQKEKERERMEREREREKQEREEKERREQENAASKLVSRHFEESLRLANQKRERSMSWSLLNSLAPNRGGSGPEHDRMRTAERAYYSPPAHPPDRLSQQDYATHASHASHAQHAPHSQHPPRHSLAKSDKQPQHPVLPKGEPNFAPYNYPPYRYEKLKDQHLPAPPPLVPEKNSVIVKHDAKQIHLEQKHPYPSKPRSEPSPHYLPSRPYRTGLSPHAPPHPHPALQTSPHAALPAQDKSRRLYQPQPQRSPAAYYQSAPVKPKVSSPAPPHIYGKPSSNSPGPAPSPHYTVAVEPPMQLTKAEPPPVPYPPPSAYSPATRTRPPPVAHSRTPEPRPPPRAHGDVSNTSPCQTQPLDLGVSREDPDRLSPRRRCPFDPADTTDAKRRRLESPAPEPLIAAAASVGRTPLGSEPAPQAPGPPCDVRVPSADGSIETPEKAAGASPAPQITPAASPAPATPVPPVASTPPMTSASSITPSLTMSSSPPAPPATPPVMTVADSETPAKIASPNPRDGSAPVRHLGKKAWLQRHETAPIGEGDCSGGGGTCITLPMTITRVSEPEDSSSNIVVPVAAKSIQRGARKTSKPRKPKEVNGRVDDAEEDSTSSERESTSPPKRKPPKAKRKKGTVKKASDESKKKKASESGSESDKESDDKDSDSGGSGSGSGSTSSKRGGGRARGRRSRGGGRGGRRREDPPRRTPSAARSKSTSESFLQNGPCFEVAPRLAKCRECRWSPAQRDKDMPNIFCRFYAFRRLKYAKHRQLAIAGFSDPYKDAEEEDKKLWLSSSADAAELDIEMSCFLLREIGDQFCELLQQEKEAESHHLNEDKTIAWKRVVQGVREICDVCETTLFNFHWTCGKCGFVVCLDCYKSRTSGESGNSPTDSNNSVNTSTNGERDSFGWLTCTSGGAHPARRLLLTQIAAGGALGAAAARAHRARAAFALPTCACGHTSDAPEALRTAARLLLQKALQKTVKKEDVKEENVATNGSSPVKSENGKTGSSIVSWLSDIPVKAETKEEKSDTSSSDSEEGGNFSTLRELLIRPAPEGGETQPKKKQKKNKNDILDDVISSVVEEKKDEDGEGKPFALSNVVKRYDRSGRGREELPIRIMTMTESKLLYPDVPHAWLCDGKLLHLTDPAHAGNYKPFQDQWKRGQPVLVSDVSSLLVKDLWTPESFSRDFGDTRVDLVNCASGLVVPNQPARKFWDGFDLAAKRLRDERGAPMVLKLKDWPPGEDFAELLPARFDDLMRVLPLSEYTSRNGKLNLAARLPECFVRPDLGPKMYTAYGGAGGTTNLHLDVSDAVNVMVHASAPADAPERAREAARAAEEAGVDVLSRRRARVKPPAALWHIYAARDADKIRDFLVRAELERGARPRAQHDPVHDQTWYLDAALRERLYREYGVEGYAILQCPGDAVFVPAGAPHQVRNLLDCIKVAEDFVSPENVSRCFELAQQFRRLSRQHANKEDKLQIKNIVYHAVKDSLCCLEEALAETK from the exons GTGTCGCAGAAAGTGTAAGTGCAAGTGGTGATGTGTTGGAGATCAGTGACGAAAACAAGTGCGTAAAAGAGGAGGTGAAGGGCGAAGTGTGCGCAAACAGTGGTGGTGAAGTGAAGAGTGAAGTGAGTGCGGGCGCGGATGGTGTTGGCAGCGCCGTGGCCTCCGAGGAGGACGACTGTGTGATAGTGTGCGCGCGCGATGCGGACGATCGGTCCGACTCCGGCGTGAGCGGCGTGCGCTCAGGCGGGTCGGCCAGCTCGGTGGAGGAGTGGCGCGGCATGGCGCACGGCTATGGCGGCGGCCCACCCCCGCCCCTGTTGCACCTGCCTCCGCCGCCGCCACACTCGCTCTACGCGAACGAGCTGCTGTGGAAGCAGCGGTATCAACCACCGATACATCCGCCGCTGCACCATGCCATCGCGGACGATTATATCGCGGCCGCCACATACGATAGAGAGAGACATGAAAGACTGTTACG AGAACGGAGGGATCAGGAGCAACGGGAAATGTTGGAAAAGCAACagaaagaaaaagaaagagaACGAATGGAGAGGGAACGGGAGAGGGAAAAGCAAGAAAGGGAAGAGAAAGAGAGGAGAGAACAAGAGAATGCTGCCTCAAAACTAGTGTCGAGGCATTTCGAAGAATCTCTCAGGCTAGCAAATCAAaag CGGGAACGTAGTATGTCGTGGTCGCTATTAAACAGTCTGGCACCAAACCGAGGTGGCTCAGGGCCTGAACATGATCGAATGCGGACGGCGGAGCGCGCGTATTACTCGCCACCGGCACATCCGCCCGACCGTTTGTCGCAGCAAGACTACGCGACACACGCATCCCATGCGTCCCATGCGCAGCACGCGCCGCATTCGCAACACCCGCCTCGCCACTCTCTCGCCAAATCCGATAAACAACCACAACATCCCGTCCTTCCCAAGGGTGAACCTAATTTCGCCCCCTACAACTATCCACCATATAGATATGAAAAACTTAAAGATCAACATTTGCCCGCTCCTCCTCCCCTTGTTCCCGAGAAAAATTCTGTGATAGTTAAGCACGATGCCAAACAAATCCATTTGGAGCAAAAGCATCCGTACCCTAGCAAGCCGAGGAGTGAACCGTCCCCGCACTACCTCCCTTCGCGGCCATACCGAACTGGTTTATCGCCGCACGCACCGCCTCATCCGCATCCCGCACTGCAGACGTCACCACATGCAGCGCTGCCGGCGCAAGACAAGAGTCGCAGGCTTTATCAACCTCAACCGCAGAGGTCACCGGCTGCTTATTACCAGTCTGCACCAGTAAAACCGAAGGTATCGAGTCCAGCACCACCTCATATTTATGGAAAACCAAGCAGCAATTCACCGGGACCTGCTCCTTCTCCACATTATACTGTGGCCGTAGAACCACCTATGCAGCTGACAAAAGCTGAACCACCGCCGGTTCCATATCCTCCACCGTCCGCGTACTCGCCTGCGACGCGAACACGTCCGCCGCCCGTTGCCCATTCGCGCACACCTGAACCTCGGCCGCCGCCGCGAGCGCACGGTGATGTGAGTAATACATCACCGTGTCAAACTCAACCTTTAGACCTTGGTGTTTCGCGAGAGGATCCAGACCGTTTATCGCCAAGAAGACGATGTCCATTTGATCCAGCCGACACCACAGATGCTAAGCGTAGACGGTTAGAAAGCCCTGCCCCTGAACCATTAATTGCAGCAGCTGCAAGTGTTGGTCGAACACCGTTAGGTTCAGAACCCGCTCCGCAGGCTCCGGGTCCTCCTTGTGACGTAAGAGTTCCTTCAGCGGATGGTAGTATCGAGACCCCAGAAAAGGCAGCAGGTGCATCACCGGCACCCCAAATCACGCCAGCAGCTAGTCCTGCTCCAGCGACACCAGTACCTCCAGTCGCTTCGACGCCACCGATGACGTCAGCATCATCAATAACGCCTTCGTTAACAATGTCATCGTCTCCACCTGCACCACCAGCTACTCCACCCGTTATGACGGTAGCCGATAGCGAAACACCTGCTAAAATTGCTTCTCCCAATCCTCGAGATGGTTCAGCCCCGGTTCGGCATTTGGGCAAAAAAGCGTGGTTGCAGAGACACGAAACAGCGCCCATTGGAGAAGGTGACTGCTCAGGAGGTGGAGGAACTTGTATAACTTTGCCGATGACGATAACTCGTGTCTCTGAGCCGGAGGATTCAAGCTCCAACATAGTAGTGCCAGTCGCTGCAAAATCTATTCAGCGAGGAGCACGCAAAACGTCGAAACCGAGGAAACCAAAGGAAGTAAACGGTCGCGTCGATGATGCGGAGGAAGACAGTACAAGTTCAGAGCGTGAGTCGACTTCACCGCCGAAGCGAAAACCGCCTAAGGCAAAACGGAAAAAAGGGACGGTGAAAAAAGCAAGCGACgaatcaaaaaagaaaaaagcatCAGAGAGTGGAAGTGAGAGTGATAAAGAGAGTGATGATAAAGACTCTGATTCCGGTGGTAGTGGTAGTGGCAGCGGTAGTACGTCCAGCAAACGTGGCGGAGGACGTGCGCGGGGTAGAAGGTCACGTGGCGGAGGGCGAGGTGGTAGACGCCGGGAAGACCCTCCGCGCCGGACTCCCTCGGCCGCCCGTTCCAAGTCGACTTCGGAGTCGTTCCTACAGAACGGGCCGTGCTTCGAGGTGGCACCCCGGCTTGCCAAGTGTCGTGAATGTCGCTGGTCCCCCGCGCAACGCGATAAGGACATGCCGAACATCTTTTGCCGATTTTACGCTTTTCGAAGACTGAAGTATGCCAAGCATAGGCAGTTAGCTATAGCCGGATTTTCAGATCCATATAAAGATGCAGAAGAG GAGGACAAAAAATTATGGTTATCATCATCAGCTGATGCGGCCGAGTTAGATATCGAAATGAGTTGTTTCCTGTTAAGAGAAATCGGTGATCAGTTTTGTGAATTACTACAACAAGAAAAAGAGGCAGAATCCCATCATCTTAATGAAG ACAAAACAATAGCATGGAAGCGCGTTGTACAAGGTGTGCGTGAAATATGCGACGTGTGTGAAACCACTCTTTTCAACTTCCATTGGACTTGCGGTAAATGTGGATTCGTCGTTTGTCTGGACTGCTATAAG TCACGAACATCAGGGGAATCGGGCAACTCTCCTACCGACTCAAACAATTCTGTCAATACCAGTACCAATGGCGAAAGAGATTCTTTCGG ATGGTTGACCTGCACGTCGGGCGGCGCGCACCCCGCGCGGCGGCTGCTGCTGACGCAGATCGCTGCGGGCGGAGCTCTGGGCGCGGCGGCTGCGCGTGCGCACCGCGCCCGGGCGGCCTTCGCGCTGCCGACTTGTGCCTGCGGTCATACATCGGATGCGCCCGAAGCACTTCGGACTGCTGCGAGACTACTGCTACAAAAGGCTCTTCAGAAG aCTGTCAAAAAAGAGGATGTCAAAGAAGAAAACGTTGCAACGAATGGTTCGTCACCAGTGAAATCAGAAAACGGCAAAACGGGTTCGTCTATAGTGAGCTGGCTCTCCGATATACCCGTAAAGGCAGAAACAAAGGAAGAAAAGTCCGATACTAGTTCATCAGATTCGGAAGAAGGAGGAAACTTTTCGACTCTTCGCGAGCTGCTAATTCGACCAGCGCCAGAAGGTGGTGAAACCCAgccaaagaaaaaacaaaagaaaaataagaatgATATCTTAGATGACGTCATATCTAGTGTCGTTGAAGAAAAGAAGGATGAAGACGGTGAGGGTAAACCCTTTGCGTTGTCAAATGTCGTCAAGAGGTACGACAGGAGCGGTCGAGGAAGGGAAGAGCTGCCAATTCGGATAATGACAATGACGGAATCCAAATTGCTGTACCCGGATGTTCCGCATGCATGGCTCTGTGATGGAAAACTTTTGCATCTAACAGATCCCGCCCATGCAGGCAATTATAAACCGTTCCag GATCAATGGAAACGTGGCCAACCAGTTCTAGTCTCAGACGTATCAAGTCTACTTGTCAAAGACCTGTGGACTCCAGAAAGCTTTTCGCGTGATTTCGGTGACACGCGAGTTGACCTTGTCAATTGCGCTTCTGGTCTGGTGGTGCCCAACCAGCCGGCGAGAAAATTCTGGGATGGCTTCGATTTAGCCGCCAAGCGGCTGAGGGATGAACGTGGCGCTCCAATGGTGCTAAAACTAAAAGATTGGCCCCCAGGTGAAGACTTCGCGGAACTTCTGCCGGCACGCTTTGACGACCTCATGCGCGTTTTGCCACTTAGCGAATACACCTCACGCAACGGCAAACTAAATCTTGCTGCGCGACTACCCGAATGCTTCGTTCGACCAGATTTGGGACCTAAAATGTACACGGCTTACGGAGGAGCCGGCGGTACAACGAATCTTCATCTAGACGTGAGTGACGCAGTAAACGTGATGGTCCACGCCAGCGCCCCGGCGGACGCCCCCGAGAGGGCCCGGGAGGCTGCGCGGGCGGCCGAAGAGGCGGGAGTGGACGTCCTCTCGCGGAGACGCGCGCGGGTTAAGCCACCGGCGGCCCTCTGGCACATCTACGCCGCCAGAGACGCGGATAAGATTCGCGACTTCCTAGTCAGAGCGGAGCTCGAGCGCGGAGCGAGACCACGCGCGCAGCACGATCCCGTCCATGATCAGACGTGGTACTTGGACGCGGCTCTGCGAGAGCGGCTGTACAGGGAATACGGGGTGGAAGGCTATGCGATACTGCAGTGCCCCGGCGATGCCGTCTTTGTTCCGGCCGGAGCGCCTCATCAAGTCAGGAATCTCCTAGATTGCATCAAGGTAGCCGAAGATTTCGTATCACCCGAGAACGTTTCGAGGTGTTTCGAGCTCGCTCAACAGTTCCGGCGACTTTCTCGTCAGCACGCGAACAAGGAGGACAAATTACAGATTAAGAACATTGTGTACCACGCAGTGAAGGACTCTCTCTGCTGCCTGGAAGAGGCGCTCGCCGAAACCAAGTGA